The Shewanella mangrovisoli genome has a window encoding:
- the pilV gene encoding type IV pilus modification protein PilV, whose protein sequence is MTKFERLTHNRIQRGSSLIEVLVALVILVIGLIGIFNLHIVAKRGSFESFQQTQASYYANDIINRMKLNRTQLASYDGDYVGSQTAITPVSPACEGGTLCTPAQLVVWDLYEWRSAFSGENEIVGTQNVGGLDTPTACIKVNGNSVSVTMTWRGISETSDNIGSIECGTSSNRRRVFTIQTVI, encoded by the coding sequence ATGACTAAATTCGAACGATTGACGCATAACAGAATTCAACGGGGCTCCTCTTTAATTGAAGTGCTTGTCGCATTGGTGATTCTAGTGATTGGCTTGATCGGTATTTTTAATTTACACATTGTGGCCAAACGCGGCAGCTTTGAATCTTTTCAGCAAACACAAGCCTCCTATTACGCCAATGATATTATCAACCGCATGAAGCTAAATCGAACGCAGCTTGCTAGCTATGATGGTGATTACGTTGGCTCTCAAACTGCTATTACGCCTGTATCGCCAGCGTGTGAAGGTGGGACTCTATGCACCCCAGCTCAATTGGTTGTTTGGGATTTATATGAGTGGCGCTCCGCATTTTCTGGGGAGAATGAAATTGTTGGTACTCAAAATGTGGGGGGATTGGATACGCCTACAGCATGCATAAAAGTTAATGGCAATTCTGTTTCAGTAACAATGACATGGCGTGGAATTAGTGAAACCAGCGATAATATAGGAAGCATCGAGTGTGGCACCTCGAGTAACAGACGACGTGTGTTTACTATTCAAACGGTGATTTAG
- the ispH gene encoding 4-hydroxy-3-methylbut-2-enyl diphosphate reductase, translating into MKLDPTSPSLNIMLANPRGFCAGVDRAISIVERALELFSPPIYVRHEVVHNRYVVQNLKDRGAVFVEELDQVPDNNIVIFSAHGVSQAVRAEAKARGLRVFDATCPLVTKVHLQVTRASRKGIECILIGHAGHPEVEGTMGQYDNPNGGVYLIESPADVDTLEVRDPNNLCFVTQTTLSVDDTLDIISALLKRFPSIEGPRKDDICYATQNRQDAVRNLSADVDLLIVVGSKNSSNSNRLRELALKTGTQSYLVDTADDIDSSWFENVTKVAVTAGASAPEVLVQQVVQAIAKLAPSVVTEVEGRKEDTVFAVPAELR; encoded by the coding sequence ATGAAATTAGATCCTACCAGCCCAAGTTTAAATATTATGCTGGCCAATCCTCGCGGCTTTTGTGCTGGTGTGGATCGCGCCATTAGTATTGTTGAGCGCGCGCTCGAGTTATTTTCGCCGCCAATTTACGTTCGTCACGAAGTCGTGCATAACCGCTATGTGGTGCAAAATCTGAAGGACCGCGGTGCCGTTTTCGTTGAAGAGTTAGACCAAGTACCGGATAACAATATTGTTATCTTCAGTGCGCATGGGGTTTCTCAGGCGGTACGCGCCGAGGCTAAGGCGCGTGGGTTGCGGGTATTCGATGCGACTTGTCCGTTAGTCACCAAAGTACATTTACAAGTGACCCGTGCGAGTCGCAAGGGAATTGAATGTATTTTGATTGGCCATGCGGGGCATCCTGAAGTTGAAGGCACCATGGGACAATATGATAACCCCAATGGTGGTGTTTATCTGATTGAGTCTCCAGCAGATGTCGATACTTTAGAGGTTCGCGATCCTAATAACCTCTGCTTCGTGACTCAAACGACGCTGTCGGTGGATGATACGCTCGATATCATCAGCGCCTTATTGAAACGCTTCCCGTCCATTGAAGGCCCGCGTAAGGATGATATTTGTTACGCGACGCAAAACCGTCAAGATGCGGTACGTAATTTATCCGCCGATGTGGATCTGTTAATTGTGGTCGGTTCGAAAAACAGCTCTAACTCTAACCGCTTGCGTGAATTGGCATTGAAAACCGGAACTCAATCTTATCTGGTTGATACCGCTGATGATATCGATTCATCTTGGTTTGAAAATGTGACAAAAGTTGCAGTGACCGCTGGCGCATCGGCGCCAGAAGTGTTGGTTCAACAAGTAGTTCAAGCGATTGCAAAATTAGCACCGAGTGTCGTCACTGAAGTTGAAGGGCGTAAAGAGGATACCGTCTTTGCCGTACCAGCGGAATTACGCTAG
- the lspA gene encoding signal peptidase II — MPLTWKDSGLRWYWVVVLVFLADQLSKQWVLANFDLFESVKLLPFFNFTYVRNYGAAFSFLSEAGGWQRWLFTLVAVGFSTLLTVWLRKQSASLWKLNLAYTLVIGGALGNLIDRLMHGFVVDFIDFYWGKSHYPAFNIADSAIFIGAVLIIWDSFFNSKSEQDKTEEVK, encoded by the coding sequence ATGCCATTAACTTGGAAAGACAGTGGCTTACGTTGGTATTGGGTAGTTGTATTGGTGTTTTTGGCCGATCAACTATCCAAACAATGGGTCTTAGCCAATTTTGATTTGTTCGAATCGGTGAAGTTATTACCTTTTTTTAATTTCACCTATGTACGTAACTATGGCGCCGCATTTAGCTTTTTAAGTGAAGCGGGCGGTTGGCAACGTTGGTTATTTACCCTAGTGGCCGTTGGTTTCAGTACTCTGTTGACAGTGTGGCTGCGCAAGCAATCGGCATCCCTATGGAAGTTAAATTTGGCTTACACCTTAGTGATTGGTGGCGCCTTAGGTAACTTAATCGATCGATTGATGCATGGTTTTGTGGTGGATTTTATCGATTTTTATTGGGGTAAAAGCCATTATCCGGCCTTTAATATCGCTGATTCCGCGATTTTTATCGGCGCAGTGCTGATCATTTGGGATTCGTTTTTTAACAGCAAATCCGAACAAGATAAAACCGAAGAGGTGAAGTAG
- a CDS encoding PilW family protein, whose protein sequence is MIFSATKFVVLTRQAGMSLVELMVAMVIGLFLTAGVFTMFSMSSSNVTTTSQFNQLQENGRIALAIMERDLSQLAFMGDMTGTDFVLGANAFISPGTVVNNDCSGGGVNNASLPNNQPAHFRRLWGYEEGVSGPSFSCLNSVKSNTDVLQIKRFIGPNLLPAALSSSSYYAAATSSQVVFFNGGGAVPILDNARFWEYQHHIYYIRDDADGIPILRRRTLTTGNGMNNEEQLVEGIENIRVSYGFDNDGDDVPDSFLPAEDVTNMMWDNELFQRLVALKIYVLVRSIQEDMTYTNETTYQLGDKEIAKPSDHFRRKVMSTTVVLENPVLIRS, encoded by the coding sequence ATGATTTTTAGTGCAACAAAATTTGTCGTTTTGACTAGACAAGCAGGTATGTCGCTCGTTGAATTGATGGTCGCTATGGTAATAGGACTATTTTTAACAGCGGGTGTATTCACCATGTTCAGTATGTCGTCATCAAATGTCACTACAACGAGTCAATTTAACCAGTTGCAGGAAAATGGACGTATTGCATTAGCCATTATGGAGAGGGATTTAAGCCAGTTAGCTTTTATGGGGGATATGACGGGAACGGATTTTGTTCTTGGAGCTAATGCGTTTATTTCACCAGGAACGGTTGTTAATAATGATTGTAGTGGCGGAGGTGTCAACAACGCATCACTTCCTAATAATCAACCTGCCCATTTTCGTCGTTTATGGGGTTATGAAGAAGGGGTTAGTGGCCCGTCGTTCTCCTGCCTCAATTCGGTAAAATCTAATACGGATGTTTTACAAATCAAGCGCTTTATTGGGCCAAATTTACTTCCTGCGGCACTTTCTTCTTCTAGTTATTATGCTGCTGCTACTTCGAGCCAAGTGGTTTTTTTTAATGGTGGTGGTGCAGTCCCCATACTTGATAATGCAAGGTTTTGGGAGTATCAACATCATATTTATTATATTCGAGATGATGCAGATGGCATCCCTATTTTAAGACGTAGAACGCTTACGACTGGTAATGGAATGAATAATGAAGAGCAGCTAGTCGAGGGGATTGAAAATATTCGAGTTTCATATGGATTTGATAACGACGGTGATGATGTTCCCGATAGTTTTTTACCTGCGGAAGATGTGACAAATATGATGTGGGATAATGAGTTATTTCAACGTTTAGTGGCATTGAAGATCTATGTACTAGTTCGTTCAATACAAGAGGATATGACCTACACTAACGAGACAACTTAT
- the fkpB gene encoding FKBP-type peptidyl-prolyl cis-trans isomerase — protein MTVTRSLLCHMNIVLEDGSTADSTKASGKPARLNIGDGTLSPAFEAQLASLNEGDKHSFTLEAVDAFGESNPDAIHYMDRTRFPADMELEAGVIVSFAGPGGSEIPGIVREVAGDSITVDLNHPLAGRTVTFELDVVKVL, from the coding sequence GTGACTGTGACACGTTCGTTATTGTGCCATATGAATATTGTGCTTGAAGATGGTTCGACCGCCGATAGCACTAAAGCCTCGGGTAAGCCTGCACGTTTAAATATCGGTGATGGTACTTTAAGCCCTGCATTCGAAGCGCAGCTTGCCTCCTTGAATGAAGGCGATAAGCACAGCTTTACGCTTGAAGCGGTTGATGCCTTTGGTGAGTCAAATCCCGATGCGATTCATTATATGGATAGAACCCGCTTCCCAGCCGATATGGAGCTAGAAGCGGGGGTCATCGTGAGTTTCGCCGGTCCTGGTGGCAGTGAGATCCCCGGAATTGTGCGTGAGGTTGCGGGCGATTCGATTACGGTCGATCTCAATCACCCTCTCGCGGGACGAACAGTCACATTTGAACTCGACGTGGTGAAGGTACTGTAA